One window of Dyadobacter sandarakinus genomic DNA carries:
- a CDS encoding SusC/RagA family TonB-linked outer membrane protein, whose translation MRNFLPFCLFFALFWAKSAAQQQVTGTVTDSRGEPLPGVNIIVKNTSAGTVTNVDGTYSLSIAGDNGVLLFSFIGYAAAEVPVNGRTKIDVSMKEDLQNLDELVVVGYGTVKKSDLTGSVATITSAELKAVPVATFDQALQGRAAGVQVVQSNGVPGGGTNIRIRGTTSVSASSEPLYVIDGMLINNNTSEMSAGGRGPSLNPLSTINPSDIESIEVLKDASATAIYGSRAANGVILITTRKGKAGRASINIETYYGSQQVTKTLDMLNATQFAELVNEASVNAKQAPVYPNPAGFGEGTNWQDELFRKASISNYQVSIAGGNEKTRYALGGGYFKQNGIVTGSDFGRYSFKLNLDSDVSKRLKVGANVSYNRMSTNGVLTGPGNVVQGVVTNALMFNPILPVYDASRPGGYTFQHDRRDAIANPIAEAKEYEAVTNTSRMLGSVFAEYKIAEGLSFRSSFGIDALNTKSNTFGPNFLKRTENSKGEASVTTLQALTWLNTNTFNYTKQINKDNSFNVLLGLETQKFRNESVNAYAFGFPDSRTGWHDIGSAENPQTTSNGELQWSMLSYFGRVNYSLKNKYLFTLTGRSDGSSKFSEGRKFGFFPSAAFAWKVSEEDFLKQVNFIQDLKFRASYGRTGNQSIQPYRSLALIGAIGQGVFSTTGQEVIRGREPVSYPNRDLKWETTDQLNAAIDLSVLKGRLDFTIEAYNKNTIDLLLDTPIPYTSGFDNTLLNIGNVRNRGIDVAISSVNLDGKVQWNTSLNISVNRNKITNLARKEDVNLGVGGNILREGEPIGTFFGYVFDGIYQSDEEAKNSPAIAGQTPAAGDRRYKDISGPAGTPDGIINDFDRTIIGSAQPDFTWGLNNTVTFKGIALSLFFQGSQGNQMVNQNLGDLANVNGKQNVLAEAGLGRWTPENRSNKYARALTTANDNVFSSRFIEDASYVRLKNITLGYNLPAVALKKIGLANLRLYVSATNLWTLTNYSGYDPEGNAYGGTTNIVGVDFGGYPQARTYTVGLNFGF comes from the coding sequence ATGAGAAACTTTCTACCTTTTTGCCTGTTTTTTGCTCTGTTTTGGGCAAAATCGGCAGCACAGCAGCAGGTAACCGGAACGGTTACCGACTCCCGGGGTGAGCCTCTCCCTGGTGTAAACATTATCGTAAAAAATACCTCAGCCGGTACCGTCACCAATGTGGATGGTACTTATTCGCTCAGCATTGCGGGTGATAATGGTGTGCTGCTGTTTTCATTCATCGGCTATGCGGCGGCCGAAGTGCCTGTAAACGGACGCACAAAAATCGACGTGTCGATGAAGGAAGACCTGCAGAACCTGGATGAACTGGTGGTGGTAGGTTATGGCACCGTCAAGAAATCGGACCTGACGGGCTCTGTGGCAACCATTACCTCGGCAGAGCTGAAAGCCGTACCCGTCGCTACATTCGACCAGGCACTGCAGGGCCGGGCGGCGGGGGTGCAGGTAGTACAATCCAATGGGGTTCCCGGCGGCGGGACCAACATCCGTATCCGCGGTACCACCTCGGTAAGCGCCAGCAGCGAGCCTTTGTATGTTATCGACGGCATGCTGATCAACAACAATACCAGCGAAATGTCTGCTGGCGGCCGCGGCCCTTCCCTGAATCCGTTGTCGACGATCAACCCCAGTGATATCGAGTCGATTGAAGTGTTAAAAGATGCTTCCGCCACGGCTATTTACGGCTCGCGCGCTGCGAATGGCGTGATCCTGATTACCACCCGCAAAGGCAAGGCAGGCAGGGCTTCTATCAATATTGAAACGTATTACGGAAGTCAGCAGGTAACCAAAACGCTGGACATGCTCAATGCGACCCAGTTTGCGGAGCTGGTGAATGAGGCCAGCGTAAATGCCAAGCAGGCGCCCGTATATCCCAATCCGGCGGGTTTCGGGGAAGGTACCAACTGGCAGGACGAGCTTTTTCGCAAGGCTTCCATTTCCAATTACCAGGTATCCATTGCCGGTGGCAATGAGAAAACCCGCTATGCACTGGGTGGAGGTTATTTTAAGCAGAATGGTATTGTCACAGGTTCCGATTTCGGCCGCTACTCCTTTAAGCTCAACCTGGACTCGGATGTAAGCAAAAGGCTGAAAGTAGGTGCCAATGTATCCTACAACCGCATGTCTACCAATGGTGTGCTGACCGGCCCGGGCAATGTGGTGCAGGGTGTGGTAACCAATGCATTGATGTTCAACCCGATCCTGCCGGTTTACGATGCATCAAGACCGGGCGGCTATACTTTTCAGCACGACAGAAGGGACGCCATCGCCAACCCCATCGCTGAGGCAAAGGAATACGAAGCGGTTACCAACACCTCCCGGATGCTGGGATCTGTTTTCGCCGAGTATAAAATTGCAGAAGGGCTGTCCTTCCGGTCCAGCTTTGGGATAGATGCATTGAATACCAAGTCCAATACATTCGGTCCCAACTTTTTGAAAAGAACCGAAAACAGCAAAGGCGAGGCATCCGTAACCACTTTGCAGGCTTTGACCTGGCTGAATACCAATACCTTCAACTACACCAAACAGATTAACAAAGACAATAGCTTCAATGTGTTGCTGGGTCTGGAAACGCAGAAGTTCAGGAATGAATCCGTGAATGCCTACGCATTCGGCTTCCCCGATTCGCGCACCGGCTGGCACGATATCGGCTCAGCCGAAAACCCGCAGACCACCTCCAACGGAGAGCTGCAATGGAGCATGCTGTCGTACTTCGGGAGGGTCAATTATTCCTTGAAAAACAAGTACCTGTTCACATTGACGGGCCGCAGCGATGGTTCTTCCAAATTTTCCGAAGGCCGCAAGTTCGGTTTCTTCCCGTCTGCGGCATTTGCCTGGAAAGTATCGGAAGAGGATTTCTTGAAGCAGGTCAACTTTATCCAGGATCTGAAATTTCGCGCCAGCTATGGCCGCACGGGTAACCAGTCCATTCAGCCCTACCGCTCGCTGGCGCTGATTGGCGCAATCGGACAAGGTGTTTTCTCAACTACCGGACAGGAAGTAATCCGCGGTCGCGAGCCCGTCTCTTATCCCAACCGCGATCTGAAATGGGAAACCACAGACCAGCTCAATGCAGCCATAGACCTTTCGGTGCTGAAAGGCAGGCTCGATTTTACGATTGAAGCATATAACAAAAACACAATCGACCTGCTCCTGGATACACCCATTCCGTACACGTCGGGTTTTGACAATACCCTGCTGAACATCGGGAATGTGCGTAACCGCGGGATTGATGTGGCGATCAGCTCGGTGAACCTCGACGGGAAAGTGCAGTGGAATACGTCGCTTAACATTTCGGTCAACCGCAATAAAATCACCAACCTGGCGCGCAAGGAAGACGTGAACTTGGGCGTGGGCGGAAATATTCTCCGCGAAGGCGAGCCCATCGGAACGTTCTTCGGCTATGTTTTCGATGGCATTTACCAGTCGGACGAAGAAGCTAAAAACAGCCCTGCCATTGCCGGCCAGACCCCTGCTGCGGGTGATCGCAGATACAAGGATATCAGCGGCCCGGCGGGAACGCCCGACGGCATCATCAACGATTTTGACCGCACGATCATCGGCTCCGCCCAGCCTGATTTTACCTGGGGTTTGAACAACACCGTCACATTTAAAGGCATTGCCTTGTCCCTCTTTTTCCAGGGCTCGCAGGGCAACCAGATGGTAAACCAGAACCTGGGCGACCTGGCCAATGTGAACGGTAAGCAGAACGTGCTCGCAGAGGCTGGCCTGGGCAGGTGGACGCCCGAGAACCGGAGCAACAAATATGCGCGTGCACTCACTACGGCCAACGACAATGTATTTTCCTCGCGCTTCATTGAAGATGCTTCCTACGTGCGCCTGAAAAACATTACGCTGGGCTACAATCTTCCGGCGGTGGCCCTCAAAAAAATAGGGCTGGCCAATCTGCGGCTCTATGTGAGTGCCACGAACCTGTGGACGCTCACCAATTACAGCGGTTATGATCCTGAAGGCAATGCCTACGGCGGCACTACCAATATCGTAGGCGTGGATTTCGGCGGATATCCGCAGGCCAGGACGTACACGGTCGGTCTCAATTTCGGATTTTAG
- a CDS encoding RagB/SusD family nutrient uptake outer membrane protein: MKKYNLIKTSGLILATALLWLSSCEDFLKEDPQDRIAQDRFYQTAEDATAAVNSVYSNLGSTSSGPEGIYHSTTWIAAGLASDELINKQEGAIANDQLATFSWNAENGNVSTIWRIHYKTITLANIAIERIPPIDMDETLKSRLVNEARFLRALAYFNLVRMFGNVPLLVKEEEPLNPEVSDTDAVYAQIISDLQAAEDLPLDGAIQEGRATSGAAKALLAKVYLTRKDFQNASVKALEVIQSNKYALWENFADVFRHTNRNGKEALFSVSFGDGGGSISFWEFGQFNVRLLPPELSREISGIRNTQGWQAATKDLYNAFTDEDERKKVTFLTEFVNDKGATIKLNDIYIQKYWDRTAEPVAGDSQQDFPVIRYPDVLLTYAEAQAELGNTAVANQYVNMVRKRAKLTEVNLTGAALKEEILDQRRKEFVAEGHRWYDLVRTGMLEGKVQKAKSITVKPIYYLFPLPQRERDVNPQLPQNPGY; this comes from the coding sequence ATGAAAAAATATAACCTCATCAAAACATCCGGACTGATCCTGGCAACTGCATTGCTCTGGCTCAGCTCCTGCGAGGACTTTCTTAAAGAAGATCCGCAAGACCGCATTGCGCAGGACCGTTTTTACCAGACTGCGGAAGATGCTACTGCGGCCGTCAATTCGGTGTATTCCAATCTGGGCTCCACCTCATCCGGGCCAGAAGGCATTTACCATAGTACCACCTGGATTGCAGCAGGGCTGGCCTCCGACGAGCTGATCAACAAGCAGGAGGGGGCTATTGCAAACGATCAGCTGGCTACGTTTTCGTGGAATGCGGAAAACGGTAATGTGAGTACGATCTGGCGCATTCACTACAAAACCATCACCCTGGCCAACATTGCCATCGAGCGCATTCCGCCGATTGATATGGACGAAACCCTGAAAAGCAGGCTCGTCAATGAAGCCAGATTCCTGCGGGCGCTGGCCTATTTCAACCTGGTCAGGATGTTTGGCAATGTACCTTTGCTGGTAAAGGAAGAAGAGCCGCTGAACCCGGAAGTATCGGATACCGATGCGGTATATGCACAGATCATCAGTGACTTGCAGGCTGCTGAGGATTTACCGCTTGACGGCGCCATCCAGGAAGGCCGCGCCACGAGCGGGGCTGCAAAAGCATTGCTGGCAAAAGTGTATCTCACACGGAAAGATTTTCAGAATGCATCGGTAAAAGCACTGGAGGTAATCCAGTCTAATAAGTATGCGCTCTGGGAAAATTTTGCAGACGTATTCAGGCATACCAACCGAAACGGTAAAGAAGCACTTTTCTCGGTCAGCTTTGGCGACGGGGGCGGAAGTATTTCTTTCTGGGAATTTGGCCAGTTTAACGTGCGTCTGCTGCCGCCGGAGCTTTCGAGGGAAATTTCGGGAATCCGCAATACGCAGGGCTGGCAGGCTGCTACTAAAGATCTGTACAATGCATTTACAGACGAGGATGAGCGCAAAAAAGTGACTTTCCTGACAGAGTTTGTAAATGACAAAGGCGCGACCATCAAGCTGAATGATATTTACATTCAAAAATACTGGGACCGTACCGCCGAGCCCGTTGCCGGCGACTCGCAGCAGGATTTTCCGGTGATCCGCTACCCGGATGTGCTGCTGACCTATGCCGAGGCACAGGCAGAACTTGGAAACACTGCCGTAGCCAACCAGTATGTGAATATGGTACGTAAAAGAGCAAAGCTCACCGAAGTCAATCTGACCGGTGCTGCTTTGAAAGAAGAAATCCTTGACCAGCGCAGGAAAGAATTTGTCGCAGAAGGACACCGCTGGTATGATCTCGTGCGGACGGGCATGCTGGAAGGCAAAGTGCAAAAAGCGAAGTCCATCACCGTCAAACCGATTTACTACCTCTTCCCGCTGCCGCAGCGCGAGCGCGACGTGAATCCGCAACTTCCGCAGAATCCTGGTTATTGA
- a CDS encoding phytoene desaturase family protein, with protein sequence MSDNQDPTYDFDNIIIGSGMGALSAAICLARAGQSVLILEQHDVPGGWCHSFYIDGHRFSPGCHYIGQLGEGQSTRMLYEGLGIAGELTFFEMNPAAYEHCWIGDQKIDLPASYDALYNILSQHFPEEQKGLKQYLTTVQQVSRQLGLISEMDGFLDHLTIPWRTRHLGKYGLFSLKKVVDWHIRSPLLKRILNIQWGNHGLPPAQASFPYHAAVMDHYSNGGFYPMGGGAAIVKAMTNVIKKHGGHIRTRQKVRRILIGGEKTKRAEGVELTSGECIYAKRVISNADPETTYLHLVGQEYLSARLLKQIKKTRYSCTSLILFLTVDMDVRKAGLDSGNIWVMPDMQGREMYEQASNVQATAEQEFPGLFVSCSTLKDPTSYDGTHHTLEVITLIDHQSFSRFKDEKNEHSPAYLQYKEELCEKMITGLERVLPGISKSIVQKELGTPLTNMRYIGSTNGCIYGTEKSFWQIGAFGYKAESEIENLYLCGASILANGVAGASYSGVQTAARILGSTQAMLLKTDAPGKLNVYQADDTSAYPEWLKTKMKTRQKLKV encoded by the coding sequence GTGTCTGACAATCAGGATCCAACATACGACTTCGATAACATCATCATTGGTTCGGGAATGGGTGCGCTTTCAGCCGCCATTTGTCTGGCGCGCGCAGGACAAAGCGTACTCATTCTCGAACAGCATGATGTACCCGGTGGCTGGTGTCATAGTTTTTATATCGATGGGCACCGGTTTTCTCCCGGCTGCCATTATATAGGACAGCTTGGTGAAGGGCAGTCTACCCGGATGCTGTATGAAGGGCTTGGGATTGCCGGCGAGCTTACCTTTTTTGAAATGAATCCTGCTGCCTACGAGCATTGCTGGATCGGTGATCAGAAGATTGACCTTCCTGCCAGTTACGATGCACTTTACAACATCCTTTCCCAGCATTTTCCCGAGGAACAAAAAGGTTTGAAGCAGTATCTGACAACGGTACAGCAGGTAAGCCGCCAGCTGGGACTAATCTCGGAAATGGACGGTTTCCTGGATCACCTGACCATTCCCTGGCGCACAAGGCACCTGGGAAAATATGGTTTGTTCAGTCTGAAAAAGGTGGTAGACTGGCACATCAGAAGCCCGTTATTGAAGCGGATACTGAATATCCAGTGGGGAAATCATGGCCTGCCGCCCGCGCAGGCGAGCTTCCCCTATCATGCAGCTGTGATGGACCATTATTCCAATGGCGGATTTTACCCGATGGGCGGCGGCGCGGCTATTGTAAAAGCCATGACCAACGTGATCAAAAAGCACGGCGGGCACATACGCACCCGGCAAAAGGTGAGGCGTATATTGATCGGCGGTGAAAAAACAAAACGCGCAGAAGGTGTAGAACTCACCAGCGGGGAATGCATTTATGCAAAAAGGGTGATCTCCAATGCAGATCCTGAGACAACCTACCTGCACCTGGTCGGGCAGGAATACCTGAGCGCGCGCCTCCTCAAACAAATCAAAAAGACCCGGTATTCATGCACATCCCTGATCCTTTTTCTGACGGTGGACATGGATGTTCGCAAGGCCGGCCTCGACTCGGGCAACATCTGGGTCATGCCCGACATGCAGGGAAGAGAAATGTACGAGCAGGCCTCAAACGTGCAAGCTACCGCCGAGCAGGAATTTCCCGGCCTGTTTGTCAGCTGCAGTACTTTAAAGGATCCTACCAGCTATGATGGCACCCATCATACCCTGGAAGTCATCACGTTGATTGACCATCAGTCGTTCAGCCGTTTTAAGGACGAAAAAAACGAACATTCCCCGGCATACCTGCAGTATAAAGAGGAACTGTGCGAAAAGATGATCACCGGGCTGGAGCGCGTGCTGCCGGGCATCAGCAAAAGCATTGTTCAGAAGGAGCTGGGCACACCCCTAACCAATATGCGGTACATCGGCTCAACCAACGGATGTATTTATGGCACCGAAAAAAGCTTCTGGCAAATCGGTGCTTTCGGTTATAAGGCAGAGAGTGAGATTGAGAACCTTTACCTGTGCGGCGCAAGCATCCTGGCCAATGGTGTGGCGGGAGCAAGCTACTCAGGTGTGCAGACGGCGGCCCGGATCCTGGGCAGTACACAAGCCATGCTGCTGAAAACTGACGCTCCCGGGAAGCTCAATGTGTATCAGGCAGACGACACCTCAGCCTATCCGGAATGGCTTAAAACAAAAATGAAAACCAGGCAAAAGTTAAAAGTATAA
- a CDS encoding DUF3817 domain-containing protein — MFQLLKTPIGRLRIIGFFEGISLIVLMFIAVPLKYWGGQPALVKMIGPVHGLLFVLFVLTTLSVGVTCRWKFSETSWKVLLACIIPFGTFYVDKHILVREQAAWKNRENDA; from the coding sequence ATGTTTCAACTTCTCAAAACCCCCATTGGCCGGCTGCGGATCATCGGCTTCTTTGAAGGCATTTCACTGATCGTGCTGATGTTTATAGCAGTTCCCCTCAAATACTGGGGCGGCCAGCCGGCGCTCGTCAAAATGATCGGGCCGGTTCATGGCCTGCTGTTTGTGCTTTTTGTGCTCACAACCCTGAGCGTGGGCGTGACCTGTCGCTGGAAGTTTTCCGAAACTTCGTGGAAGGTGTTACTGGCCTGTATCATTCCATTTGGCACTTTTTATGTTGATAAGCATATTCTTGTCCGTGAGCAGGCTGCCTGGAAAAATCGTGAAAATGACGCTTAA
- a CDS encoding SOS response-associated peptidase translates to MCYHVSNERDAGELEKAFKLPVANSEKFKPHFDFVGWEKPYLPVISKENPREIDMYRWRLVPAWVKDEKDFKANTLNARNDELFTKNSYRSSWMNRCLVLCTGFFEPHYPVLEQDAYESWYIKPKDKPYFALGAIYQSFKGENTVSIVTTDASPELARIHNDGRRQPLILTGDAARTWLTPDLTKEEMSNLMLFQYPDEMLVTYRTLDNIFHSRIDTNVPEAILPYQRPKVDVLGLFGV, encoded by the coding sequence ATGTGCTACCATGTTTCGAATGAGCGTGATGCCGGGGAATTGGAAAAGGCATTTAAGCTTCCTGTCGCAAATTCGGAGAAATTCAAACCGCACTTCGATTTTGTGGGCTGGGAAAAGCCGTACCTTCCGGTGATTTCGAAGGAAAATCCGAGGGAGATTGATATGTACCGCTGGCGCCTTGTTCCTGCGTGGGTAAAGGATGAAAAAGATTTTAAAGCCAATACCCTCAATGCCCGGAACGATGAGCTTTTTACCAAAAATTCATACAGAAGCTCCTGGATGAACCGCTGCCTGGTACTGTGTACGGGCTTTTTTGAGCCGCACTACCCGGTACTTGAACAAGACGCTTACGAATCGTGGTACATCAAGCCCAAAGACAAACCATATTTTGCGCTGGGTGCCATATATCAATCCTTTAAAGGTGAAAATACCGTCAGCATTGTTACGACCGACGCAAGTCCTGAACTTGCCCGGATACATAATGATGGAAGGCGCCAGCCGCTGATCCTGACCGGTGATGCAGCCAGGACTTGGCTCACTCCGGACCTCACAAAGGAGGAAATGAGCAACCTAATGCTGTTTCAGTACCCCGATGAGATGCTGGTTACCTACCGCACGCTTGACAATATATTTCATTCCAGAATTGACACGAACGTACCGGAGGCAATCCTGCCCTACCAGCGGCCCAAGGTGGATGTGCTGGGGTTATTTGGTGTGTAA
- a CDS encoding GH92 family glycosyl hydrolase, translating to MKYRIIACAAVLGLLSACGSRHEPDKAAGRQEPAPAEYVNPLIGASTSTGKAGVYHGLGKTFPGATTPYGLVQVSPNTITGGDNGSGYSFEHTSIEGFAFTQMSGVGWYGDLGNLLVMPAAGPLRTARGQEGVAGSGYRSGYSKKDEKASAGYYAATLTDYGIRAEMTAAPHSGMLRFTFPQNEKSCVQIDLARRVGGTSTRQYVQVVNDHTIRGWMQCTPEGGGWGNGDGHAEYTVYFYAQFSKPFKKLGAWKADIPKNWKRKREDVESRRYQEQVAKAAVLDSVTELEGDHIGVFAEYNTEKNDQILFKSGISFVSMDGARKNLEKEISSWDFDGLHRQAVALWNQALSAMTIAGGSDEEKRIFYTALYHTMIDPRMFADADGSFTGGDGKVHTSADYTRRTIFSGWDVFRSQFPLQSIIHPRLVNDVVSSLLSLADERKKTYLERWEMLNAYSGCMIGNPALSVIADANAKGIARFDKEKALQYAVQTSNQFGNGERGYTVEPFGISNTLEYAYTEWCTATLARSLGKTDVAAVFEKRGQSYRNIFDPEKGWFRPKDKSGNWQSWPDGGRLKQWYGSIEANAYQQGWFVPQDIPGMVALMGGPEKVASDLTTFFEKVPENMMWNDYYNHANEPVHHVPFLFNHVGKPWLTQKWTRAICRRAYHNSVEGLVGNEDVGQMSAWYVLAASGLYQVCPGNSRFEITSPVFEEVTVRLDPDFATGKQFTIIAHGNSPANLYIQRAKLNGKAYDKCYLDYKDISAGGTLELTMGPEPNQQFGD from the coding sequence ATGAAATACAGGATCATCGCCTGTGCGGCCGTACTCGGCCTGTTGTCTGCCTGCGGCTCCCGGCACGAACCGGACAAAGCGGCAGGCCGGCAGGAACCTGCCCCGGCCGAATACGTCAACCCACTGATCGGCGCAAGTACCAGCACAGGCAAAGCCGGGGTTTACCATGGGTTGGGAAAAACGTTTCCGGGCGCGACTACACCATACGGTCTCGTGCAGGTAAGTCCCAATACCATCACCGGAGGCGACAATGGTTCGGGTTACAGCTTTGAGCATACTTCCATTGAAGGCTTCGCATTTACCCAGATGAGCGGCGTAGGGTGGTATGGTGACCTGGGCAACCTGCTCGTGATGCCTGCTGCCGGACCTCTGCGCACCGCGCGTGGGCAGGAAGGTGTTGCAGGAAGCGGTTACCGCTCCGGGTACTCCAAAAAAGATGAGAAAGCATCTGCCGGATATTATGCCGCCACGCTCACCGATTACGGCATCCGTGCTGAAATGACCGCCGCTCCGCATAGCGGCATGCTGCGTTTCACGTTCCCGCAAAACGAAAAGTCATGCGTGCAGATCGACCTGGCGCGACGGGTAGGAGGTACGTCCACGCGTCAGTACGTGCAGGTGGTAAATGATCACACGATCAGAGGCTGGATGCAATGTACGCCTGAGGGCGGCGGCTGGGGCAATGGCGATGGTCATGCCGAGTACACGGTTTACTTCTACGCGCAGTTCAGCAAGCCTTTCAAAAAACTGGGCGCCTGGAAAGCCGACATTCCCAAAAACTGGAAACGCAAGCGTGAAGACGTTGAAAGCAGGCGCTACCAGGAGCAGGTTGCCAAGGCAGCGGTGCTCGACTCGGTGACTGAGCTGGAAGGTGATCATATAGGTGTGTTTGCAGAATATAATACTGAGAAAAATGATCAGATCCTGTTCAAATCGGGCATATCGTTTGTGAGCATGGACGGTGCCCGGAAAAACCTGGAAAAGGAGATCAGCAGCTGGGATTTTGACGGGCTCCACCGGCAGGCCGTCGCTCTTTGGAACCAGGCACTCAGCGCCATGACCATTGCTGGCGGCAGTGACGAGGAAAAACGCATTTTCTACACGGCGCTCTACCACACGATGATCGATCCGCGCATGTTTGCCGATGCCGACGGCAGCTTCACGGGTGGCGATGGCAAGGTGCACACCTCTGCTGATTATACCCGCCGTACGATTTTCAGCGGCTGGGATGTGTTCCGAAGCCAGTTTCCGTTACAATCGATTATCCATCCCCGGCTCGTGAATGATGTGGTGAGCTCATTGCTTTCCCTGGCCGACGAGCGGAAGAAAACTTACCTCGAACGCTGGGAAATGCTCAATGCATACAGCGGCTGCATGATCGGTAATCCGGCCCTTTCGGTCATTGCAGATGCCAATGCAAAGGGCATCGCGCGTTTTGATAAGGAAAAAGCATTGCAGTATGCCGTACAAACCAGCAATCAGTTTGGTAATGGGGAACGCGGCTATACCGTAGAGCCTTTCGGAATTTCAAATACCCTCGAATACGCCTATACAGAGTGGTGCACGGCAACCCTGGCCAGATCACTGGGCAAAACGGACGTAGCCGCCGTCTTTGAAAAACGCGGACAGAGCTACCGGAACATCTTTGATCCGGAAAAAGGCTGGTTCAGGCCGAAAGATAAAAGCGGCAACTGGCAGTCCTGGCCCGACGGGGGCCGGCTGAAACAATGGTACGGCAGTATCGAGGCCAACGCCTACCAGCAGGGTTGGTTTGTGCCGCAGGACATCCCGGGTATGGTCGCACTGATGGGCGGGCCTGAAAAAGTCGCCTCCGACCTGACCACGTTTTTTGAAAAAGTACCTGAAAATATGATGTGGAACGACTACTACAACCACGCCAATGAGCCGGTACACCATGTTCCCTTCCTTTTCAACCACGTAGGAAAACCCTGGCTCACGCAGAAATGGACGCGTGCTATATGCCGGCGGGCTTACCATAATTCTGTGGAAGGGTTGGTGGGGAATGAGGACGTAGGACAAATGTCGGCCTGGTATGTGCTGGCAGCCAGCGGGCTTTACCAGGTTTGTCCGGGCAACAGCCGCTTTGAGATCACCAGTCCGGTGTTTGAAGAAGTAACGGTTCGTCTGGATCCTGATTTTGCCACAGGAAAACAGTTTACCATCATCGCTCACGGCAACTCACCTGCGAACCTGTACATCCAGCGTGCCAAACTGAATGGTAAAGCTTATGATAAATGCTATCTCGACTACAAGGACATTTCTGCCGGAGGTACACTGGAACTGACCATGGGACCTGAACCCAACCAGCAATTCGGCGACTGA
- a CDS encoding TetR/AcrR family transcriptional regulator: protein MKKAEATRLTILEKAFELIYANGYQTTSIDDIIATTHVTKGAFFYHFKNKDEMGISIIEELLKPTLSSSFITPLQTGDDPLTAIYQLMHYLLLEDEFLKVEYGCPAANLTQEMTSWNAGFNTALNDLIQQWVQTMMDALERGKLSGRVGKHTDARQVTLFVMSGYWGIRNFGKLEKSKAVYTTYLNELKNYLETLR from the coding sequence ATGAAAAAGGCAGAGGCGACCAGGCTGACAATTCTGGAAAAAGCATTTGAACTGATCTATGCAAACGGGTACCAGACTACCAGCATTGACGATATCATAGCAACCACTCATGTGACGAAAGGCGCATTTTTTTACCATTTCAAAAATAAGGATGAAATGGGCATATCTATCATTGAAGAACTTTTGAAGCCCACACTTTCCAGCAGTTTCATCACTCCCCTGCAAACCGGCGATGATCCTTTGACCGCCATCTACCAGCTGATGCATTACCTGTTGCTGGAAGACGAATTTTTGAAAGTCGAGTATGGTTGCCCGGCCGCAAACCTCACGCAGGAGATGACATCCTGGAACGCCGGTTTCAACACAGCCCTCAATGATTTGATACAACAATGGGTACAAACGATGATGGATGCACTGGAACGTGGGAAGCTGAGCGGAAGGGTAGGGAAGCACACCGATGCCAGGCAGGTAACCCTGTTTGTCATGTCCGGCTACTGGGGCATCCGCAACTTTGGCAAGCTTGAAAAAAGTAAGGCGGTTTACACCACTTACCTGAATGAGCTTAAGAATTATCTGGAAACCCTGCGCTAG
- a CDS encoding GlsB/YeaQ/YmgE family stress response membrane protein, producing MGIITWIIVGLVAGAIAKAIHPGKDPGGFIVTIIIGIVGAIIGGWISSMLGYGTVDGFNIGSLFIAVLGAVILLFIYRKVTTRA from the coding sequence ATGGGCATAATTACCTGGATCATCGTCGGCCTCGTTGCAGGAGCCATTGCAAAAGCTATTCACCCCGGAAAAGATCCCGGCGGATTTATCGTCACCATTATCATCGGTATCGTAGGAGCTATTATCGGCGGATGGATTTCCTCCATGCTTGGTTACGGAACCGTAGACGGCTTCAATATCGGAAGCTTGTTTATCGCTGTATTAGGTGCTGTAATTCTCCTTTTCATTTACCGGAAAGTAACCACCAGGGCCTGA